From the genome of Phytohabitans rumicis, one region includes:
- a CDS encoding MarR family winged helix-turn-helix transcriptional regulator, producing the protein MEESAAPARLRALPSWLITRTAMHAGRLVSEGLAVADARGYHYRLLATLEDFGPASQATLGRRTGIHFSDVVATLNELAEREYIQREPDPADRRRNIISLTPAGRRQLRRLDKQVAKIQDELVAPLSAEERNELVRLLTRVLEHHNLA; encoded by the coding sequence ATGGAAGAGTCGGCGGCCCCAGCTCGGCTGCGCGCCCTACCCAGCTGGCTGATCACCCGGACCGCCATGCACGCCGGACGGCTGGTGAGCGAGGGACTGGCGGTGGCCGACGCGCGCGGCTACCACTACCGCCTGCTGGCGACCCTGGAGGACTTCGGGCCGGCGAGCCAGGCCACGCTCGGCCGCCGCACCGGCATCCACTTCAGCGACGTGGTGGCCACCCTCAACGAGCTCGCCGAGCGGGAGTACATCCAGCGCGAACCCGATCCCGCCGACCGGCGCCGCAACATCATCTCCCTGACGCCGGCCGGGCGGCGCCAGCTCCGCCGGCTCGACAAGCAGGTCGCCAAGATCCAGGACGAGCTGGTAGCCCCGCTCTCGGCGGAGGAGCGTAACGAACTCGTACGGCTGTTGACGCGGGTGCTTGAGCATCACAACCTGGCGTAG
- a CDS encoding cytochrome P450 family protein, with product MILPDGAAAWVVSGYGSVRLALADPRLSLDKRYATGWVGFRLPPALDANLLNMDPPEHTRIRALVSQAFTPKRVQAMRPRVQRIADGLLDALPPGGPVDLIATFAEPLPIAVIGELFDVPADDRVRLRGWTNALLLGGREEAGAAVQAIQAFFVELIARRRAAPGDDLLSAMVAARDEGDRLSEDELTSLAFLVLFAGYENTVNLIGNGVLALLRAPEQLAALRADPGLLPSAIDEFLRYDPSAPVSMRRFPTEDLTIDGVTVPKGETVLLELAAANRDPERFADPDALDLARADNPHLTFGHGVHYCLGAPLARLEGQVAIGTLLRRCPDLALAVPYDELRWRPTFRTHGLVELPVNL from the coding sequence GTGATCTTGCCGGACGGGGCGGCGGCGTGGGTTGTCAGCGGGTACGGCTCCGTGCGCCTCGCGCTCGCCGATCCGCGGCTCTCGTTGGACAAGCGGTACGCCACCGGGTGGGTGGGGTTCCGGTTGCCGCCGGCGCTCGACGCCAACCTGCTCAACATGGATCCGCCGGAGCACACCCGGATCCGGGCGCTGGTCAGCCAGGCGTTCACGCCGAAGCGGGTGCAGGCGATGCGGCCGCGGGTGCAGCGGATCGCGGACGGGCTGCTCGACGCGCTTCCGCCGGGCGGTCCGGTGGACCTGATCGCCACCTTCGCCGAGCCGCTGCCCATCGCGGTGATCGGGGAGCTGTTCGACGTACCGGCCGATGACCGAGTGCGGCTGCGCGGCTGGACCAACGCGCTGCTCCTGGGCGGCCGGGAGGAGGCCGGCGCGGCGGTGCAGGCCATCCAGGCGTTCTTCGTCGAGCTGATCGCGCGCCGGCGCGCGGCGCCCGGCGACGACCTCCTCTCCGCGATGGTCGCGGCCCGGGACGAGGGCGACCGGCTGTCCGAGGACGAGCTGACGTCGCTCGCGTTCCTGGTGCTCTTCGCCGGGTACGAGAACACGGTCAACCTGATCGGCAACGGCGTCCTCGCGCTGCTGCGCGCGCCCGAACAGCTCGCCGCGCTCCGGGCCGACCCGGGGCTGCTGCCGTCCGCGATCGACGAGTTTCTCCGGTACGACCCGTCCGCGCCGGTGTCGATGCGGCGCTTCCCGACCGAGGACCTGACGATCGACGGGGTCACCGTGCCGAAGGGCGAAACCGTGCTGCTGGAGCTGGCCGCAGCCAACCGCGATCCGGAGCGGTTCGCCGACCCGGACGCGCTCGACCTCGCGCGCGCCGACAACCCGCACCTGACGTTCGGGCACGGGGTGCACTACTGCCTCGGTGCACCGCTGGCCCGGCTGGAGGGGCAGGTCGCGATCGGCACGCTGCTGCGCCGCTGTCCCGACCTGGCGCTGGCCGTGCCGTACGACGAGCTGCGCTGGCGGCCGACGTTCCGCACCCACGGCCTGGTCGAGCTGCCCGTGAACCTCTAG
- a CDS encoding ImmA/IrrE family metallo-endopeptidase translates to MTPRLGWDAGGDTDLRRLRRRCSRLVRDIKVPVPFDAEALCRVVGDRIGHPIHLLALAMPADGPSGLVISGTRAHYLCYDSGTRPLHQQHIIAHELGHLIAGHTSGQAEDADPTGFGLLSTLDPEVVRRALARDAGYDRREECEAEIIADLLLRRAHSWSPERTWHVPVDAADVVARIERSLG, encoded by the coding sequence GTGACCCCGCGGCTGGGCTGGGACGCCGGCGGCGACACCGACCTGCGGCGGCTGCGCCGCCGCTGCTCCCGGCTCGTGCGCGACATCAAGGTGCCGGTGCCGTTCGACGCCGAGGCCCTGTGCCGGGTGGTCGGCGACCGGATCGGCCATCCCATCCACCTGCTGGCCCTCGCGATGCCGGCGGACGGCCCGTCCGGCCTGGTGATCAGCGGTACGCGGGCGCACTACCTGTGTTACGACAGCGGCACGCGGCCGCTGCACCAGCAGCACATCATCGCCCACGAGTTGGGGCACCTGATCGCCGGTCACACCTCCGGGCAGGCCGAGGACGCCGACCCCACCGGGTTTGGACTGCTGTCCACACTGGACCCCGAGGTGGTGCGGCGGGCATTGGCCCGGGATGCCGGGTACGACCGTCGTGAGGAGTGCGAGGCGGAGATCATCGCGGACCTGTTGCTGCGCCGGGCCCACTCGTGGTCGCCGGAGCGCACCTGGCACGTGCCCGTGGACGCGGCGGACGTGGTCGCGCGGATCGAGCGTTCGCTGGGGTGA
- a CDS encoding bifunctional polysaccharide deacetylase/glycosyltransferase family 2 protein, translated as MRARLPRPRRVVTVTLLLVLLSVLFVEAYTNAEFTPDAKGVAGAGGVDDGDSVPDSVSEGGPIIHAPNGRAHSYRLPPKTIALTFDDGPDPRWTPRVKSVLDRHGVDATFFVVGSQVARHPYLVRDLVADGHEVGVHTFTHPHLSTLAGWRRRAEYSQTQLAIAQAAGVRTSLLRFPYSSQPDAIDDGEWALIREAGRLGYLVVVNDRDSRDWARPGVPAILRDATPADGAGAIVLMHDSGGDRSQTVAALDAFIPQMKARGYRFTTVTRGLNLAPDHRATAADRWRGAALVWAVRIADGMLSGLEWLFVVVGVLAIGRTVMLLALAGRHARRRRSPEWSWGPPVTEPVSVVVPAYNEKEGIAAAVRSLAAGDHPGIEVIVVDDGSTDGTADIVDALALSNVRVIRKPNGGKPGALNAGIAAARHDLVVMVDGDTVFEADSLRRLVQAFADPGVGAVAGNVKVGNRHSLVARWQHIEYVIGFNLDRRLYETLRCMPTVPGAIGAFRKRALLDVGGMSDDTLAEDTDVTMALCRAGWKVVYEENARAWTEAPATLSQLWKQRYRWSYGTMQAMWKHRRALFEKGPFGRVGLPFLALFGVALPLLAPVIDLLAVYGLFFLGWTGTAAAWLAMLAVQLLTAAVAFRLDRESHRPLWVLPLQQIAYRQLMYLVLFQSAVTALTGARLRWHKLHRTGEAAVSGHA; from the coding sequence ATGAGAGCGCGGCTGCCGCGTCCGCGCCGGGTCGTCACGGTGACCCTGCTCCTGGTCCTCCTCAGCGTGCTGTTCGTCGAGGCGTACACGAACGCGGAGTTCACGCCGGACGCCAAGGGCGTGGCCGGCGCGGGCGGCGTGGACGACGGCGACTCGGTGCCGGACTCGGTCAGCGAAGGCGGCCCGATCATCCACGCCCCCAACGGGCGGGCCCACTCGTACCGGCTCCCACCGAAGACGATCGCGCTGACCTTCGACGACGGCCCGGATCCGCGGTGGACCCCGCGGGTCAAGAGCGTGCTCGACCGGCACGGGGTGGACGCCACGTTCTTCGTCGTGGGCTCCCAGGTGGCCCGCCACCCCTACCTGGTGCGGGACCTCGTCGCCGATGGACACGAAGTGGGCGTGCACACGTTCACCCACCCGCATCTGTCCACACTGGCCGGTTGGCGCCGGCGCGCCGAGTACTCGCAGACCCAGCTCGCGATCGCCCAGGCGGCCGGCGTACGCACCTCGCTGCTGCGATTCCCGTACTCGTCACAGCCGGACGCCATCGACGACGGCGAGTGGGCGCTGATCCGCGAGGCAGGACGGCTCGGCTACCTCGTCGTGGTCAACGACCGGGACAGCCGCGACTGGGCCCGGCCCGGGGTGCCGGCCATCCTCCGCGACGCCACGCCGGCGGATGGCGCTGGGGCGATCGTGCTGATGCACGACTCAGGCGGCGACCGGTCCCAGACGGTGGCCGCGCTCGACGCCTTCATCCCGCAGATGAAGGCGCGGGGCTACCGCTTCACCACCGTGACGCGCGGGCTCAACCTCGCGCCGGATCACCGGGCGACGGCCGCCGACCGGTGGCGCGGCGCCGCCCTGGTGTGGGCGGTACGGATCGCGGACGGCATGCTGAGCGGCCTCGAATGGCTCTTCGTCGTGGTGGGCGTGCTCGCGATCGGGCGCACCGTCATGCTCCTCGCTCTCGCCGGCCGGCACGCCCGCCGGCGCCGTTCTCCCGAGTGGTCCTGGGGCCCGCCGGTCACCGAGCCGGTCTCCGTCGTCGTGCCGGCGTACAACGAGAAGGAGGGCATCGCCGCCGCGGTGCGCTCCCTGGCCGCCGGCGACCACCCGGGCATCGAGGTCATCGTGGTCGACGACGGCTCGACCGACGGCACCGCGGACATCGTCGACGCCCTGGCACTGTCCAATGTGCGCGTCATCCGCAAACCCAACGGCGGCAAGCCCGGCGCGCTCAACGCCGGCATCGCCGCCGCCCGCCACGACCTCGTCGTCATGGTCGACGGCGACACCGTCTTCGAGGCCGACTCGCTGCGCCGGCTGGTCCAGGCGTTCGCCGACCCGGGCGTCGGGGCGGTCGCCGGCAACGTCAAGGTCGGCAACCGGCACAGCCTCGTCGCCCGCTGGCAGCACATCGAGTACGTCATCGGCTTCAACCTCGACCGCCGCCTCTACGAGACCCTGCGCTGCATGCCCACCGTCCCCGGCGCGATCGGCGCCTTCCGCAAGCGGGCGCTGCTCGACGTGGGCGGCATGAGCGACGACACCCTCGCCGAGGACACGGACGTCACCATGGCCCTGTGTCGCGCCGGCTGGAAGGTCGTCTACGAGGAGAACGCCCGCGCCTGGACCGAAGCCCCGGCCACGCTGAGCCAGCTGTGGAAGCAGCGTTACCGGTGGAGCTACGGCACCATGCAGGCGATGTGGAAGCACCGGCGGGCGCTCTTCGAGAAGGGCCCCTTCGGCCGCGTCGGGCTTCCGTTCCTGGCCCTCTTCGGCGTGGCCCTGCCGCTGCTGGCGCCGGTCATCGACCTGCTCGCCGTGTACGGGCTCTTCTTCCTCGGCTGGACCGGTACGGCCGCGGCGTGGCTCGCGATGCTGGCCGTCCAGTTGCTCACCGCCGCCGTGGCGTTCCGGCTCGACCGGGAAAGCCATCGTCCACTGTGGGTACTGCCGCTGCAGCAGATCGCGTACCGGCAGCTGATGTATCTGGTGCTCTTCCAGTCGGCGGTGACCGCGCTGACCGGCGCCCGGCTGCGCTGGCACAAGCTGCACCGTACCGGTGAGGCGGCGGTGTCCGGCCATGCGTGA
- a CDS encoding acyltransferase family protein: MRDRYFDALRAAAIGRVMLYHMFPAAWLGFVFPAMGVMFALGGSLMALSLDRSGGAPDRVLVQRLRRLLPAVWAFGAIMVPAMFWFGWPDPPTWSRLLLWIVPVAEPPGSAWAAPATEVLWYLVTYLWLVLLSPVLLWTYRRWPLRTALLPLALVFVVGDSSVLTDLATFGACWIVGFAHRDGALRRMAAPLLFAIAAACLVSGGGWALTHPGDDGYDLSTIPIAQALYSLGFVLIALRLSPRMDWLARLRPLDRLVSIVNARAVTIYLWHNPAIAACFVVGDVFGAWRLGTVGYLLVAVALVTAPVAVLGWVEDVAARRPTRLRPG, translated from the coding sequence ATGCGTGACAGATACTTCGACGCCCTGCGCGCGGCCGCGATCGGGCGGGTGATGCTGTACCACATGTTCCCGGCCGCGTGGCTGGGCTTTGTGTTCCCCGCGATGGGCGTGATGTTCGCGCTGGGCGGGTCGCTGATGGCGCTTTCGCTGGACCGGTCCGGCGGGGCACCGGACCGCGTCCTGGTGCAGCGGCTGCGCCGGCTGCTGCCCGCGGTGTGGGCGTTCGGCGCGATCATGGTGCCGGCCATGTTCTGGTTCGGCTGGCCGGACCCGCCCACCTGGTCACGGCTTCTACTGTGGATAGTGCCGGTCGCCGAGCCGCCCGGCAGTGCGTGGGCCGCACCGGCGACCGAGGTGCTGTGGTACCTGGTGACGTACCTGTGGCTGGTGTTGCTCTCGCCGGTTCTCCTGTGGACGTACCGGCGCTGGCCGCTGCGGACGGCGCTGCTGCCGCTGGCGTTGGTCTTCGTCGTCGGCGACTCGAGCGTGCTGACCGACCTCGCGACCTTCGGCGCCTGCTGGATCGTGGGATTCGCGCACCGCGACGGCGCGTTGCGCCGCATGGCGGCGCCGCTTCTGTTCGCCATCGCCGCCGCGTGCCTGGTGTCCGGCGGCGGCTGGGCGCTGACCCACCCCGGCGACGACGGGTACGACCTGAGCACGATCCCGATCGCCCAGGCCCTGTACTCGCTCGGCTTCGTGCTCATCGCCTTGCGACTGTCCCCGCGGATGGACTGGCTGGCCCGGCTGCGGCCGCTGGACCGGCTAGTGTCCATCGTGAACGCCCGCGCGGTCACCATCTACCTGTGGCACAACCCGGCCATCGCCGCCTGTTTCGTGGTCGGCGACGTGTTCGGCGCGTGGCGGCTGGGCACCGTGGGCTACCTGTTGGTGGCCGTGGCGCTGGTGACCGCGCCGGTGGCGGTGCTGGGCTGGGTCGAGGATGTGGCCGCCCGGCGCCCGACGCGCCTGCGGCCGGGCTGA
- a CDS encoding hemerythrin domain-containing protein — translation MSKLDTTMMYAIHDALRRELQRIARITARPNDDPRRILRTAAGWEMFKTYLRVHHTSEDDALWPEMHQALADRPADLALLDAMEAEHAAIDPLLAGIDAALADRESGPERLGDLVDALHTGLSGHLRHEEDEGLKLIDATLTEQQWQRFGQLHGTRVGADASRYLPWVLDGMNAERIAIIVGRMPEPIRTAYENEWRKAYAELDLWKARSHT, via the coding sequence ATGTCGAAGCTCGACACCACGATGATGTACGCGATACACGACGCCCTCCGGCGCGAGCTGCAGCGGATCGCCCGGATCACCGCCCGCCCGAACGACGATCCCCGGCGGATCCTGCGCACCGCCGCCGGCTGGGAGATGTTCAAGACGTACCTGCGGGTGCACCACACGTCCGAGGACGACGCACTGTGGCCGGAGATGCACCAGGCCCTGGCCGACCGTCCGGCCGACCTGGCCCTGCTCGACGCGATGGAGGCCGAGCACGCGGCCATCGATCCGCTGCTCGCCGGCATCGACGCGGCGCTCGCCGACCGCGAGTCCGGGCCGGAGCGGCTCGGTGACCTGGTCGACGCCCTGCACACCGGGCTCTCCGGGCATCTGCGGCACGAGGAGGACGAAGGGCTGAAGCTGATCGACGCGACGCTCACCGAGCAGCAGTGGCAGCGCTTCGGTCAACTACACGGGACCCGGGTCGGCGCCGACGCTTCCCGGTACCTGCCGTGGGTGCTGGACGGCATGAACGCCGAGCGGATCGCGATCATCGTCGGCCGGATGCCGGAGCCCATCCGGACGGCGTACGAGAATGAGTGGCGGAAGGCGTACGCCGAATTGGATCTCTGGAAGGCGAGGAGCCACACATGA
- a CDS encoding XRE family transcriptional regulator yields the protein MTAGEPRTLADKLNQLFRTVHPRDRGPYSNEEVASAIRDGGESMSATYLWMLRRGERTNPTMRHLQALAGFFGVAPAYFFDDAVTRRTDRDLELLSSLRQLGAKRVALRTVLESAGLSEASQRLVQQVVDRCLELEGLSAEAEQEARQ from the coding sequence ATGACCGCAGGCGAGCCGCGCACCCTGGCTGACAAGCTCAACCAGCTCTTCCGCACGGTCCATCCGCGCGACCGGGGGCCGTACAGCAACGAGGAGGTCGCCTCCGCCATCCGGGACGGTGGCGAGAGCATGTCCGCGACGTACCTCTGGATGCTGCGCCGCGGCGAGCGCACCAATCCGACGATGCGCCATCTGCAGGCGCTGGCCGGATTCTTCGGCGTCGCGCCGGCGTACTTCTTCGACGACGCGGTGACCCGCCGGACCGACCGCGACCTGGAGTTGCTGTCCAGCCTGCGGCAACTGGGCGCCAAGCGGGTCGCACTGCGTACCGTGCTGGAGAGCGCCGGGCTCTCCGAGGCCAGCCAGCGGCTCGTGCAGCAGGTCGTGGACCGATGCCTGGAGCTGGAAGGGCTGAGCGCGGAGGCCGAGCAGGAGGCCCGGCAGTGA
- a CDS encoding NAD-dependent epimerase/dehydratase family protein translates to MTRVVVTGGSGKLGRAVVADLVEHGYDVHNLDTVPSPQPRSPFTRIDLTDFGQTVEALTAIDDRYRGVDAVVHLAAIPAPGLTANSATFANNATATYNVFSAARVAGITNVVWASSETLLGLPFTVTPPPYLPVDEEYPARPESTYALVKHLEEQMAAQFCRWEPGLKMIGLRFSNVMEPADYERFGSFDADPMLRAWNAWGYIDARDGAQAVRLALEYDATGVDVFVIANADTVMTKPSAELVAEVFPKVPLTRPVTGNETLLSIDKARRVLGYEPRHSWRG, encoded by the coding sequence ATGACTCGGGTAGTGGTCACCGGTGGAAGCGGCAAGCTCGGCCGCGCCGTCGTCGCCGATCTGGTCGAGCACGGGTACGACGTGCACAACCTGGACACGGTCCCGTCGCCGCAACCGCGGTCGCCGTTCACCAGGATCGACCTGACCGACTTCGGGCAGACGGTGGAGGCGCTGACCGCGATCGACGACCGCTATCGCGGTGTGGACGCGGTCGTGCACCTCGCGGCGATCCCGGCGCCCGGGCTGACCGCCAACTCGGCCACGTTCGCCAACAACGCGACCGCGACGTACAACGTCTTCTCGGCCGCCCGGGTCGCCGGCATCACGAACGTCGTGTGGGCTTCCAGCGAGACGCTGCTCGGGCTGCCGTTCACCGTCACGCCGCCGCCGTACCTGCCGGTGGACGAGGAGTATCCGGCCCGGCCCGAGTCGACGTACGCGCTGGTGAAGCACCTGGAAGAGCAGATGGCGGCGCAGTTCTGCCGGTGGGAGCCGGGGCTGAAGATGATCGGGCTGCGCTTCTCCAACGTGATGGAGCCCGCCGACTACGAGCGCTTCGGTTCGTTCGACGCGGACCCGATGCTGCGCGCCTGGAACGCGTGGGGCTACATCGACGCCCGCGACGGCGCGCAGGCCGTACGCCTGGCGCTCGAATACGACGCCACCGGCGTGGACGTCTTCGTCATCGCGAACGCGGACACCGTCATGACCAAGCCGTCGGCCGAACTGGTCGCGGAGGTATTTCCCAAGGTGCCGCTGACCCGGCCGGTGACCGGCAACGAGACGCTGCTGTCCATCGACAAGGCCCGCCGGGTGCTCGGCTACGAGCCCCGCCACTCCTGGCGCGGGTAG
- a CDS encoding MAB_1171c family putative transporter, giving the protein MTHVLYPALAAVAWAGFAVKLRDLRRGPNPARYAVCGALALLGSTFTVSTPAVWSWLDRTTGVANLAALWAHLSVVGFSATVQLLVLWWVNPTDLARRRTRARLAFLAVAAATMVVLFLAAGPTEPHATDFVATYVHRPHFAAYLLVYLAAFGLGLVDVVRLCWPYANMAGRSWLRRGLRTTAAGSVVGLVYCAVRVADVIGAQLDVDIRRWEWLAPIAASLGALLVILGLTMPAWGPRLSHIRGWLRRRRQYRQLQPLWSDLHRLMPQIALEPPVATPLRTLDRRLYRRVIELYDGSLALRPYLDEAAAGRAERIGARLGLRPDELSAVMEAARLRGAVRAYAHGEPVAPGADEATPARPDEGADLSEEVARLVRVSRAYAGSPVVAAAVAGREVLPAEETEVAM; this is encoded by the coding sequence GTGACCCACGTGCTCTATCCGGCGCTGGCGGCGGTGGCCTGGGCGGGCTTCGCAGTGAAGCTCCGCGATCTGCGGCGCGGCCCCAACCCCGCCCGGTACGCGGTGTGCGGCGCGCTCGCGCTCCTCGGGTCGACGTTCACCGTGTCGACGCCCGCGGTGTGGTCCTGGCTGGACCGGACCACCGGCGTGGCCAACCTGGCCGCGCTCTGGGCCCACCTGAGCGTGGTGGGATTCTCGGCGACCGTACAGCTCCTCGTCCTGTGGTGGGTCAACCCCACCGACCTGGCCCGCCGGCGTACCCGGGCCCGGCTCGCCTTCCTCGCGGTGGCCGCGGCGACGATGGTGGTGCTCTTCCTCGCCGCCGGGCCGACCGAACCGCACGCCACCGACTTCGTCGCCACGTACGTCCACCGGCCGCACTTCGCCGCGTACCTGCTGGTGTACCTCGCCGCGTTCGGGCTCGGCCTGGTCGACGTGGTGCGCCTGTGCTGGCCGTACGCCAACATGGCGGGCCGTTCGTGGCTGCGCCGCGGGCTGCGCACCACCGCGGCCGGTTCGGTCGTCGGGTTGGTGTACTGCGCCGTACGGGTCGCCGACGTGATCGGTGCGCAGCTCGACGTCGACATCCGCCGCTGGGAGTGGCTCGCCCCGATCGCGGCCAGCCTCGGCGCGTTGCTGGTCATCCTCGGGCTCACCATGCCGGCGTGGGGGCCGCGCCTGTCCCACATCCGCGGCTGGTTGCGCCGCCGCAGGCAGTACCGCCAGCTCCAGCCACTGTGGTCGGACCTGCACCGGCTGATGCCCCAGATCGCCCTGGAGCCGCCGGTAGCCACGCCCCTGCGCACGCTGGACCGCCGGCTCTACCGCCGGGTCATCGAGCTGTACGACGGCTCGCTGGCGCTGCGCCCGTACCTGGACGAGGCGGCGGCCGGGCGGGCCGAGCGGATCGGCGCGCGGCTCGGCCTGCGCCCCGACGAGTTGTCCGCGGTGATGGAGGCGGCCCGGCTGCGCGGCGCCGTCCGCGCCTACGCCCACGGGGAGCCGGTCGCCCCCGGTGCCGACGAGGCCACGCCGGCCCGCCCCGACGAGGGCGCCGACCTCTCCGAAGAGGTCGCGAGACTGGTACGCGTGTCGCGCGCGTACGCCGGCTCGCCGGTGGTCGCCGCGGCGGTGGCCGGCCGGGAGGTCCTACCCGCCGAAGAGACCGAGGTGGCAATGTGA
- a CDS encoding phospholipid carrier-dependent glycosyltransferase, with product MTPPDGQWAPERASAAYDRGVTPAATAQTASPEAPEIAPQRAADQDGADRNPADTPGSASKLGGVADVVRRRLLPFEARLDPYSWLATAVIVAIAGILRLVNLNKPKGLIFDEVYYPTDAWDLLQHGVEWDEKSNGPAYVVHPPLGKWMIALGEQVLGYNEWGWRISGAVIGTLSVLILVRVARRMFHSTVLGCAAGLLMALDGFHLVLSRIALLDIFLMFFILAAFGALVMDRDHRRNRWLQALENGLDPNVPGRAGRLPVGVPWWRLFAAVLLGCALAVKWSALWFVPVFGLLIVLWEVGARRSAGVRRPWRDTFIGEIGWLVLCGVLVVVTYLASWTGWFVTDDGYFRHWLADTGHSEPPFIGALRNLWHYHVEAFRFHEGLDDKHQYQSWPWQWLLLGRPIAFYWSTDGTCGASSCASHILLLGTPLLWWSFIPALGALAWFGIARRDWRAAAILLSVAAGLLPWFYFATQGRTMFAFYALPAEPFLILAVVYVLGAIMTPARSAVTSDEAVASGPPGDTAVDRRLIGAVIAGAYVLLVAVCFAYFYPIYVGQVIPYEDWSARMWLGGRWI from the coding sequence ATGACACCACCAGATGGGCAGTGGGCGCCGGAACGCGCCTCCGCAGCCTACGATCGCGGGGTGACCCCCGCGGCGACAGCGCAGACAGCGAGCCCCGAGGCACCGGAGATCGCGCCCCAGCGGGCCGCTGATCAGGATGGTGCCGACCGTAACCCGGCCGACACGCCTGGCAGCGCGTCGAAACTTGGCGGCGTCGCGGACGTGGTGCGACGCCGGCTGCTGCCGTTCGAGGCGCGCCTCGACCCGTACTCGTGGCTGGCCACCGCCGTCATCGTCGCGATCGCCGGCATCCTGCGCCTGGTCAACCTCAACAAGCCCAAGGGCTTGATCTTCGACGAGGTTTACTACCCGACCGACGCCTGGGACCTGCTCCAGCACGGTGTCGAGTGGGACGAGAAAAGCAACGGCCCGGCGTACGTGGTGCATCCGCCCCTCGGCAAGTGGATGATCGCGCTCGGCGAGCAGGTGCTCGGGTACAACGAGTGGGGCTGGCGGATCTCCGGTGCCGTGATCGGCACGCTGTCCGTGCTGATCCTGGTGCGGGTCGCCCGCCGGATGTTCCACTCGACGGTGCTGGGCTGCGCGGCCGGCTTGTTGATGGCGCTGGACGGGTTCCACCTGGTGCTGTCCCGGATCGCGCTGCTCGACATCTTCCTGATGTTCTTCATCCTGGCCGCGTTCGGCGCGCTGGTCATGGACCGCGACCACCGCCGCAACCGCTGGCTGCAGGCCCTGGAGAACGGGCTCGATCCCAACGTGCCCGGCCGCGCCGGCCGCCTGCCGGTAGGCGTGCCGTGGTGGCGCCTGTTCGCGGCGGTGCTCCTCGGCTGCGCGCTCGCCGTCAAGTGGAGCGCGCTCTGGTTCGTCCCGGTGTTCGGCCTGCTGATCGTGCTGTGGGAGGTCGGCGCCCGGCGCTCGGCCGGCGTACGGCGCCCGTGGCGGGACACGTTCATCGGCGAGATCGGCTGGCTGGTGCTGTGCGGGGTCCTCGTCGTGGTCACCTACCTCGCGAGCTGGACCGGCTGGTTCGTCACCGACGACGGGTACTTCCGGCACTGGCTGGCCGACACCGGGCACAGCGAGCCGCCGTTCATCGGGGCGTTGCGAAACCTGTGGCACTACCACGTCGAGGCGTTCCGATTCCACGAAGGTTTGGACGACAAGCACCAGTACCAGTCCTGGCCTTGGCAGTGGCTGCTGCTCGGCCGGCCGATCGCCTTCTACTGGTCCACCGACGGCACCTGCGGGGCGTCGAGCTGCGCGTCGCACATCCTGCTGCTCGGTACGCCGCTGCTGTGGTGGTCGTTCATCCCGGCGCTGGGCGCGCTGGCCTGGTTCGGCATCGCCCGGCGCGACTGGCGGGCCGCCGCGATCCTGCTCAGCGTGGCGGCCGGGCTGCTGCCCTGGTTCTACTTCGCTACTCAGGGCCGCACGATGTTCGCGTTCTACGCACTGCCGGCCGAGCCGTTCCTGATACTCGCGGTGGTCTACGTGCTCGGCGCGATCATGACGCCGGCCCGGTCGGCGGTCACCTCGGACGAGGCGGTGGCCAGCGGTCCACCAGGCGACACGGCCGTCGACCGGCGGTTGATAGGTGCGGTGATCGCCGGGGCGTACGTGCTGCTCGTGGCCGTCTGCTTCGCGTACTTCTATCCGATCTACGTCGGCCAGGTCATCCCGTACGAGGACTGGTCCGCCCGGATGTGGCTCGGCGGCCGCTGGATCTAG